Genomic window (Gymnogyps californianus isolate 813 chromosome 2, ASM1813914v2, whole genome shotgun sequence):
ATCAGTGCAGTTAAAAGGACAGACAGGGATTGTTATTAAAGCTTATTCACAGACTCTCTCCTTATCTCCCATCCACAGTCAGATACTTTAGAGGTGTGTACTAGGAGCAGATTTGCTTGCCATACTGCTGTTTAGTCTGCACAGACTGTAGTCATCCATTCTACTCCAGCCAGAACACTTGTGCAGAAAACATGCGCAAAAGGGCATATTGTTgccttctaaaatgtattttaagatcTAGTATTTCTCAAGGACTTATTTCATATCTGAAAATTGCTGTCAAATCAGTTGACTTGTGCAAGATTTTAAGCAACATGACAAACATACTACAcgtttttaaaaacttttctccATGACTAAGGCCATTAAAAGGTAATTCTTACTCAATTACTTTTAAGCAAAACTTGTGTCAGAATCTACCACAACTTagttaaaaattctgtttttctaggCAGGCATGATCTAGTCAGAcagccccccaccccttcccatTCTTTTACAATTTCACTGTTCCCTGTATGCACAGGGAACAAGCCTCAGGCACAGAATTTGCTGTCTTCACTCATCTGTTGCAAGATAAGAAATCCATACAACCCATGAATTCAGGGATAATAGCATCCACACAGCAGAAGACGGAGAAGGCATTCACTGAAGCTCTGAGCTGGAGATAAGAATCACATAGAATCCCCTCTTCCCATACACCTTACCTTCCAGCAGAcattaaacttttcttcttcattaaaGTGCTGTTGTCTTCTACTGCATATTTATCATGCACCCTTTACCAGAGGAATTCCAGTGTAAATACATACagtaaatgtagaaaaaaatggaatttgagAAGTGCTATTAACTGAACTGAGAATTTTCACACCAGCTTTATTAACAGGAGGACACGGGGTTTTTTCAATTATACTACCTATGCAACAACTATAAGgtgtgaggatttttttttttccctaactgtACGAAGTAAAAGAACTTCGGCTAGAAATACAAATTTACCAATACAAGCGATTAAATCACTCCCCTACGTTCACAAGATCAGCCTTCATAAGAAAGGAGCAGCATACACCACTGTTGTGTAGCGATGGCACTGCTAGTAGCCATTGCAGTGTCACATGTAAATGGGCATGGCAGCACAGGAAGCTGCAAGTGACAAAGTGACAAGAAATCCACTTTAGTGTTCTGCTGTAACTTGCGCTCTACCatagctgtggtgggttgaccctggctggatgccaggtgcccaccaaagccactctgtcactGCCACCCccctcaactggacaggggagagaaaatataacaaaaggctcatgggtcaagataaggacagggagatcactcagcaattactgttatgggcaaaacagactcagcttggggaaacaatttattaccagtcaaatcagagtaggctaatgagaaataaaaccaaatcttaacacaccttccccccacccctcccttcttcccgggctcaacttcactcccaaattctctacctcctccccctcagcggcacagggggatggggaatgggggttgcagtcagttcatcacacgctgtctctgccgctccttcctccgcaggaggaggactcctcacactcttcccctgctccagcatggggtccctcccacaggagacagtcctccatgaaaTTCTCCAACCTAAGTCCTTCCCATGGGGTAtggttcttcatgaactgctccagcatgtgtCCCTTCCATGGGgcacagtccttcaggaacagactgctccagcatgggtcccctgcggtgtcacaagtcctgccagcaaacctgctccagcgtgggctcctctctccacagggccacaggtcctgccaggagcctgctccagtgcaggcttcccatggggtcacagcctccttcaggcatctacctgctccggcgtggggtcctccatgggctgcaggtggatatctgctcccccgtggacctccatgggctgcagggggacagcttgcctcaccatggtcttcaccacgggctgcaggggaatctctgctccggcgcctggagcacctcctccccctccttcttcactgaccttggtgtctgcagagttgttcctctcacatcttctcactcctctctctggctgcaattgctgctgcacagtaacttttccccctttcttaaatatgttatcccagaggcgctaccaccattgctgatgggctcggccttggccagcagcaggtccgtcttggagctggttggcattggctctattggacacaggggaagcttctagcagcttctcacagaagccacccctgtagccccctcgctaccaaaaccttgccacgcaaacccaatacaatattGTACTCTACCAGGAGTACATTTAGAGTTGCAGGTCATCCATAACAagtcattttcttctgcacagGTCAATATGATCTCCCATGGAAAACTCTGaagtatttataaatacttttataaaaaggcaaaagcagacATTCTTTATCAGGCAGGAAGCAAAGGgttctttaaaactgtttaattACATGTTTCAGGTAAGCACAGACAATACAGTAGATTTCCCACCACTGaatatttacattcttttctCTAGGCTTGAGCTGTTCATTAAGAGTGTCTTTCAATCAACATCCTTGCTCAATCActtttgctgcaaagaaggGTGCTGGAATAGAACTATTGCAGGAAACATCATTCCATCAAGGCATgattttctgtgggtttttttctcctttaagaaCCACCTACTAGTAGTTCAAGATATTTTGGGAGAATCTTGGCTTCCAAGATGACCTGAAGAATGCACTGAAACCAAGCAGTGTGTTGAAGTCCTAGAAATACTTAAATCAATACCAATATGTATGTTGTAGAgctgaaattctctttttcactgGCATTGCCATTGATGCCTGGTTTCTGTTAGGACAGTTTTACaccaattttgttttgttcctttttcattaGCCTTTGGGCctccttctccattttctttcgTTGttgttctgctgctcttttttccctttctgctatCTTCTGTTGtctgtaattaaagaaaatgtgaattgcTAAATAACAGGAATCTAATTTTCAGCATGGTCATACCTTAAGTTCCTGTCAATAAATAGGTTATTGTAACTAATAAAAACAGAGCTTCAGTCTACTGTAGTTAGGCTCAGAAcacttattattttattgtactcaagtcctttttttcagattaatctAGTCTTAGGCAGTAATATTTGTTCAATTATTTTACAATCTAAAAGCCACTCAATTCTCAAAGATTCAGAGTAAGTGAATCAGTGAGAGTGTATGACAGTTATAAGGCCTAGTGCtatttggggggtgggggtggaatCTATCTAATGCTTTGAGTAGCAAGATGACCCATCTTTTCAAATTCAGACCAAAACACTTCGACATGTCTAGAACACTGACTTCTGTCGCCCCTTTCCCTCAGCAGAGGCTTCAGTAGTTATCCTCTTTGTAATACAAGTACTACAAATGTTTTCCTCATGATCAGATGAGATGATAATTTCTAATACTCCCTTTCATGTGTTCACGATCTGTGTTGTACTCTATTGTTCAGTACAAATATAAACAATAGcctttaaggaaataaaaaaataattaaaaattcttcagttgTGTATCCTTTTAGCATTATTTCTTACCACTGCTATAAAACCCCCGACATCACTATCTGCTAGCTCAAAGAATCTGCCTACAGAAATAGGTTTCCAATTTCAACAAATACATAGCTGACTagagcaaaggaaacaaaaaaaaccaaacacaaaaatccACTCATTTCATTCCCCGACTTCAGCTAGAACACATCACTGAGTGGCGCAGGGGCAATAACTGGCTCCATACTTCAAGTGGCACATTGCAGCTCTCCTGTATTGCATAAGTAGTAACAGAATGGTGTAAGGAGGTCACTCCTGCTTTGGATTCAGTTTATTGTATATGAGAAATTTGCTAAGTTGCTTGCAATaggactttaaaaataaaaatgaagcttcATTAACTTCAAAAGGTGAATTAACACAGATTCAGTAAGAATAAAGAATTGCTTATTAAGAGAGAATAAAGAATTCTAATTGGCAAGGCAGTAAGGAGTTAACTTTCCATGTATCTAAATTACCTGTGCACATCCACTTAAGTGTATAAAacatacagaattaaaaatgatcaTCACCTGAAGCAACCTTCTCTGGTAGATTCCAACTATGGACAAACTGGACACACAAAACTTAGAAATATTTGAGGTACAAAGGCTACATATTATCTTTGTATTGGACAGGAGAGGGACTGCACTTATAAATACCTTCATGGTTTCCCTTGATTAATTATTAATGGCTAGAAGTTTTCCCATACTCTCTTAAGCTGCTCTGCTGTCTGTCATGGAAGAATGAAATTAGTCATTCACATCAGGATCTACCTCCCAAGTTAATGGAAGCCCAAACTTTTTTGAGATCATGACCCGCTATTCTACATTCCACCAGAAAGCCAAATAGTTGACAGTGCTGTCAGTCTAGCATATGCAGAGTAATAATATTTGCCACTTTACAGTAGCAGATTTTCTTATATTCCCCACACCTCTGAACTGATGCAGAAGGGAAGAAGCTGTAAGTACACCAGCCAGCATGTAGAGACAGTAGAGTTCCAAAAAGCCACATGAGGTGTTAAGCAATGCTGCTATTCATTTGCAATTCTGAAGTGAGGAAAGTCATAGCATATCAcgtttcttcccccccccccccaactgtATGACACAGAACTCCTCTGCACAGAGAAGTGGTTTCCATGCCCTCTAGTGGCTCAGTAATTTTATTGGACTTTAGTTATGCCCAAATGAGAGGAGACCTTCACATCACCTCAGCTAGAGGAACTGAAGTCaccaaaaaatataaataagtaGCTTACCGCAAAGTGATTACCTTTCCACTGCTCTTTTACTTGGTCATTATTCAAAAACATTGATCTCTATTCCAAACTTCCTGCATGTTTTCCACATAAAGTTTCTACCTTTCAGGCTCAGAAAGGTTTCATTCTCAATAAAGGAAGAGCCTATGACGAACTGCAGCCGTATCTGACTCACTTTTTCTGGGTTCCAAAGCAAGGAGTTCAGCAGAGTTTGGATGGAATGATGTAAGTTGTTTAAACCAGGAAAGTATTCAATCCTAATGTCAACCTTGCTTTGCATTCCTAATACAAGTTATGtccaaaaaaccctaaacttCTCTCATTGGCTAGCAGAACACAAATTATAATCAGAACACTGTTAGCAGACATTCTTATTCTAGTAtgcttttatttactgtatACCTTGTGAAAAACTGTAATAAGAATGATTTCATactatttggttttttactcCAACACAACTAAAAATGCACCAGCATTTAGCTCAACTGTTCCcactgggaaagaaaaccttcatttgcagaagaaacCAAGTTCTAACTAACTTCAATTAACTGAAAATCCAGTTTATCATCCACTACGCTGATTCATCACTGACTGGAAAATTTCAGTGCATCCCAGCCCAGAACCTGCTGGGGAgtgggtggggaaaaaaaaaaacccaaaacaaaaacacaccaaaaaaccccccaacagACTACAGGAACTTCTCAGGCACTAGTAGCCTACTCCTCAGCACTGTCAGCATGCTTTGATTCCAGGAAGCATCTGGCTTACTATATATGTTTATTTCAACTGTTACGCATACCCATTAAGTCACCAGAGAGGCCACAGGGTACAGTCTTCTCTGCTGTTTAGCAGGCCATAGCCCATCTTTGCATGATTGATCAGTACTCCATTACTACACAAAAATTATTCCAGTCTAAGATACTTCTGAATACTAACTGAGCACCAACAGGTACCCAGACACAGCTAGCTAAGGGAGATCCTTATTTTTTCTGCGCACTCATTTCATTCTCCATAAGCACTGCTGGAGTACAGTCAGCATTAACACTCTGGAGGGTTAAGGGGACTTTGTCCCCCATTTAGCAGTCTCAACTCTTCAGACCATTTTGTAGACCAAGATGCAGTCTTCTAGCATTAAGAAGAGACTCCAGATCACTCCCTTACTACAGTCTGTTGAAAACAGAGCCAGGCCTGTCAAGTACTATACTAAAGTTTTACATTAAATGTCAGATGTTAATTACACCACAGATGTCTGCTGCAAGAGCAACTGTAAACCTAGAAGGTATTTCCTATCAGTCTTGCTAAAAATCAGCTAGCACTTTCCtcaattacagaaaaacattgtAATTTGATGTGTCATGAATAAAACAAAGGTTTTACTTCACACAGCTGGGATTCAGCTTACACAATGATCAGTTGTAGGGAGGTGGCCATTCATAGCCAGCCAAGCAGTATATAATACAGACAGTTACAGTTCTGATCATGTTCTTTCTatttacttgaaatatttcaacacATACACATCCCTTCTAAAACAAGTAAAGCTTGATACTTTTTATCAAGTATCAAAGGCCAGGGAGGAAATTCTATGAAAATTAACTACTTGAGCTGAAGCCTTTCAATAGTAAAGATGCCAGGCTGAAATCTTTATAACAGCTTCAACCAAATAAGATGacactttgaaaaacagagtttGTGGGAAAACCCCACCGCTATCACCATGTAAGAGATCTCTCTTACTAAGTATTCTAGAGCGTGAACCCAACAATTGACAGACAATATACCTTTGACCATCCTGGGAATATCCACTACACAAATTTTATACTCCAGAAATAAACTGGCATACGCACACATCAGATTATTTTTAGTAGCTAATTTGTGCAAGACAAGTCCCTGCTTCGGAAAGTTTGAGTACTTCTTTTCATAGTCCTAAAAACATCTGTAATGGAATGTGGCAAGGCTTAAGTAAAGTACAATGCAGCCTCTGCAGTTAGCAAAAGTAgttgtttcatttctcagttcaaaaaaagcagtatttttcattgtctttcattttctttgtctggTACATCATAGATTAAGTCTCAGTAGATTGCACTTTAGGATTAAAGATCTTACTGAGCCTATTGATATTCTTTACGGGAAAAGGTACTATCCTTAGAACAAAAACAGTCCAAAGGCACATCATTCATATCACAAAGCTTATACTTCTGTGATACATTAGTGAAAGACAAGACCTGAAACAGTTTCAgtactgaagttaaaaaaacccaagatatTGACCAGAATGTACACAGAGGCATCTGATTaagtttacaaaaatatttgcattacaaCCCTATTCTCATATGttaagctgctgcagagcaagaCTGACAGAATTAGAATTGGTTGAAGTTACTATCTATCATTAATGCATCAAAAGTGTGCTGGTGACTTCCTTCTTGTCTTAGTCTACtggttaaaaaaagtaaattttccCAAGTAAGTTTTCCCAAATATTACAATAAATAGTTGACTAGAatcctttttttgcaaaaataccttttttttttcctttaaagattCAAAGTTCTAGAATGATTTTTGAATATATCATGTCCTTATTTCATAGTATCACTATTGTCCCACTGAAGCCATGTATTTGTGATTTTCTGAGTAGAATGAGAGCAGTTTAGGAACCTGGAGCCATCTGAGGCAGGTTATCTGATGACGTAGCAAGCAATTAAAGTTTGATAAAACCTTGAAATGAAACAGGTTAACATAAGTCACTGCCAATTAAAATCATTGCATGTGATTAACTTAAACTCAAATCTGCATCTCTTTACCCTTCATACTCCTTCCATGTGTTcttaagaggggaaaaaaaaaaagaacgcAAATGGAACAGATGAAGTATTCATGCTAACTTTGTGCAAGACACTGATTTTTACATTCAAGCTGTATCAGCTAGTTTAGTTTAGTTAGCTAGAAAAGCATAGCTCCTACAGGGATTCCAAGAACATACTAATCACTTCACCTTCTATcctgaactatttttattttacagcacaTAGTTATGATCCTTTTTATAAGGACATCCAGTGGTATTTTACTTAATCAAGTTGAAACATGTTAGTTATACATAataaattggggggggggggggggggggggggggggggggggggggcgttgTTGGGGAGGTTTTTGGGGGCTGGGGGATATTAATGTGTTGTTTCAATGTTCCAGAGATTCTCAGATTTCCCCTACTATCTCATCTACTAAATTGATTAGGTCCAAAATGTATTCTGCCAAGTACCAGTTACATAGAGATTAGATGCATAAAAATCATTTGTCTAAGAATTGTTTAACAATTCTTAGCACTTATCAGAAAGGTGTTACAACAAACCAACCTGTATTTGATTCTTTTACATgtaaaaagtttattttcagttaccTAAGAACTTCTTCTGCCTGCCAGGCagcatcttcttcttcttcccagGCATTAGTATTTTCTTGCCAAGTATCCAAGTCTCCTAGTTCAGgctgaaacaaaagaagagaagttctaagcacatgaaaaaattagataaaacacttttatttttaaccttgaTGCTTCAGACTTCCAGAAATATTTGAGATATGACGGTACTTCTCAGCTTATTGTCTATGTGTTTTCCCCTGCTCTAACACTGACTTTTTCCAGTTAATTGTTGGAGGGTTTTTTGGATTCTATTGGTGGGTaacaaaggaaggaaggaagtacTGGAGTGCATTTTTAGGAAGAAGATGAGTTGAGCAGATGAAATGAGTAGACAGTGTAAAAGATTTCTGGAAGTTGCATGGACAAACCAACATGTACATCCACACGTTTGTGTGTCCAATATCACTTGAGTGCTGCTTTTACTCACTGAAAGACCtttcctgaattattttaattacgGACAGTCTAAGGAAGTGGTATGACCGTTCTGTACTGCTTTCGGCCTAGACCCTTTTGTGCACTATGTTAATCAAAGCAGAAGCACTGTTAAAGGCGGcacaggggaagggagggagagcatCTCCCTCTAAACAGCCAGGCTGTTAAGTAACTAGACTATTTTTTCAAAGGCTAAAGAGCAAAAATTAGGAGACTGTTAGAATACAATCcctacagaaaggaagggagaagcagaaagtTAAAAGTGGGTCCAAGATAATAAAGCAAAGGTAACCCAGAGGCTTTccaaagaacaacaacaaaaaaaaccccaaaacaaacaaacaaaaacttctaTTCTTTTGTTAGGAACTTACTGTCTAgaatccaaaaaaaaaaaaaaatgtatagtctgttgctttgctttaaaagattTGCAAGTATGCAAGTGTTTGGAAGCTTCTTACCTTTTTAACATTGATCTGTTAAGTTtctcaataaaataaaattagattaaCTACTTCATTGCTTTGAACCAAATactcaattttaaaacaatttacatTATTCCACAACTATTCCTCTTGCTCCCCACAATGCAGACCTTAGGCAGACTATTCCTTCTCCTACAGAACAGTCATTTAACTGTCAAATACAAGATCAATACTTACAGATTGGTGAATAAAAGGAATATCTTGTGTAGCTGCTAATCTGCTAGAGAATCCTGTGTTTCCCTCTGGAATCCCAAAATTTAAAGGCTCTCGTTTTTTAATAACTAtctgaaaatattcaaagaaaggAACGAAAAGTGGTAAGTCAAAGCACTGCACAGATTCCTTGGTGATCATATAACTCTGTGCCTGTGAAGGTACAGCTACACAACACCGCACTGTGTCTCAAATCTGCTCAGGTTCTGGAAGCTGTACAGCCAAATGAACTGATAAGTGAGAGAAGCTAAATGCAAAAGACACAAGAACTCCTTCCTCCACCCACTAGCTTTTTCTTGAGTCACATGGAAACGTATGACTGTACCAAGACAGAGAAAGGGCACAAAGAATTACAGATCAAATAGCCACATCTCCCAGTACTCATATAACCTACCAATTACATGACATACTCCTTGGAGAAATCCTGCTTCCATGATAGGTCACTGTAAGATCCTACTCTTGAGGATAGTGCTGTCTGCACAGCTATACTGCTTTGGAACATGAGCTCTCTTAGCTACTTCAATAGCATATCTGTGCAGACAATTTAAGTTTCAGTAGCTGCAATGTAATTCACTATCACATCAACTGGTAGAGCTCATTTGGCTGAAAAACATGCACTAATGCTTCTCCTAAAAGGCTTATTAGCAAATTTAACGTGGTTGCTAAGATCATGTATCCCTTACTTGTCGTGACCTCAAGATACAAACTTACTTATTTCGTTTAGCCTACTTTAAGTCTCTGCCGCTTCCAAGAGGTAGATTCACAGTTACATTGACTGTACAAACGCTAGTACCAAtgcaagaaaggaaacaggacTAGACCGCCTTATTTAGCAATGACAGACTCTGTTATTTGACTGAAGTTCCATTTCCAGACATCGTAGATATGAGTGGTAACACGAGTAGGTTCCATCTCAGATCTTGGGCTTTATATTGAGCCCAGATTCGGTGGAAATACAAACGCAAATTCACTTTTAAGGGTGGTAACAAAGCCAAGTTAGCAGGAATGTTCTTTATGGTGCCTGCAGTCATCCCTAGAGATACATTTAAACTAAACCCAGTATACAGTATTCAAACAGCATGGACTCCTCTCGAGTTTTGTTCTGAACCTGAAGCTCATTCTATTAGGCAAAAAATGTCATTagttacaaaggaaaaatctaCCTCTCCCCAGTCCTCCTCTGCCCCTCATATTTTGGGAGATCAAAATCCTTAGAATTTAGTCCACAGAATACTGTAGATCCTGAATGTACAGAAAACTGACATCTGCGGTCCTATGAACTGGAGATGATACTGGAAGATTCAtggttggaaggggcctcagGAGGTCTGTAATccaacctcctcctcaaagCACTGTCAGCTCTG
Coding sequences:
- the EBAG9 gene encoding receptor-binding cancer antigen expressed on SiSo cells, whose protein sequence is MAITQFRLFRICTCLAAVLSFIKKLICRSGRGRKLSGDQITLPTTVDYSSVPKQPEVEDWSSWDEDAPTSVKIEGGNGNVAAQQNPLEQMEPDYFKDMTPTIRKTQKIVIKKREPLNFGIPEGNTGFSSRLAATQDIPFIHQSPELGDLDTWQENTNAWEEEEDAAWQAEEVLRQQKIAEREKRAAEQQRKKMEKEAQRLMKKEQNKIGVKLS